A region of Denticeps clupeoides chromosome 19, fDenClu1.1, whole genome shotgun sequence DNA encodes the following proteins:
- the sirt5 gene encoding NAD-dependent protein deacylase sirtuin-5, mitochondrial isoform X1: MIISQLTCRGLTPRWFAGVPWTIAAMSRPSSDLAEFRKVFSKAQHIAIITGAGVSAESGVPTFRGAGGYWRKWQAQDLATPSAFSRSPSLVWEFYHYRRELVLSKSPNPAHIAIAECEARLKEQGRSVVVITQNVDQLHRRAGTQNLLELHGSLFKTRCMSCGNVAENLKSPICPALSGKGAPDPKAEDARIPAEDLPRCERSGCNGLLRPHVVWFGESLDSDVLAAVERELDTCDLCLVVGTSSVVYPAAMFAPQVAARGTPVAEFNMEDTPATARFTFHFEGPCGSTLPLALERCDSEPVR, encoded by the exons ATGATTATCAGCCAGTTGACCTGTAGAGGACTGACTCCTCGTTGGTTTGCAGGAGTCCCCTGGACGATCGCAGCGATGTCACGACCCAGTTCag acctgGCAGAGTTCCGTAAGGTCTTCTCTAAAGCGCAGCACATCGCCATCATCACTGGTGCTGGTGTGAGTGCTGAGAGCGGCGTGCCCACGTTCAGAGGAGCAGGCGGATACTGGAGGAAGTGGCAGGCACAg GACTTAGCCACGCCCTCTGCATTCTCCCGTTCCCCGTCTCTCGTGTGGGAGTTCTACCACTACCGCCGCGAGCTCGTTCTCAGTAAAAGCCCAAACCCCGCCCACATCGCCATAGCTGAGTGTGAGGCGCGACTGAAAGAACAG GGTCGCTCGGTGGTCGTCATCACGCAGAACGTCGATCAGCTGCATCGCCGCGCCGGCACCCAGAACCTCCTGGAGCTTCACG GCAGCCTGTTTAAGACTCGCTGTATGTCGTGTGGGAATGTGGCCGAAAATCTGAAGAGCCCAATATGCCCGGCATTGTCGGGGAAGGg TGCACCAGATCCAAAAGCCGAAGACGCCCGAATTCCTGCAGAAGACCtccccag GTGTGAGCGGTCCGGCTGTAACGGGCTGCTGAGACCCCATGTGGTTTGGTTCGGAGAGTCTCTCGATTCTGACGTCCTGGCGGCCGTGGAGAGGGAGCTGGACACGTGTGACCTTTGTCTCGTG GTCGGTACCTCCTCTGTTGTCTACCCGGCGGCCATGTTCGCTCCCCAGGTGGCGGCCAGAGGAACACCTGTGGCCGAATTCAACATGGAGGACACGCCAGCCACCGCCCGATTCAC GTTCCATTTTGAAGGCCCGTGCGGATCCACTCTCCCTTTGGCCCTTGAACGCTGCGACTCTGAACCCGTCAGATGA
- the sirt5 gene encoding NAD-dependent protein deacylase sirtuin-5, mitochondrial isoform X2 codes for MSRPSSDLAEFRKVFSKAQHIAIITGAGVSAESGVPTFRGAGGYWRKWQAQDLATPSAFSRSPSLVWEFYHYRRELVLSKSPNPAHIAIAECEARLKEQGRSVVVITQNVDQLHRRAGTQNLLELHGSLFKTRCMSCGNVAENLKSPICPALSGKGAPDPKAEDARIPAEDLPRCERSGCNGLLRPHVVWFGESLDSDVLAAVERELDTCDLCLVVGTSSVVYPAAMFAPQVAARGTPVAEFNMEDTPATARFTFHFEGPCGSTLPLALERCDSEPVR; via the exons ATGTCACGACCCAGTTCag acctgGCAGAGTTCCGTAAGGTCTTCTCTAAAGCGCAGCACATCGCCATCATCACTGGTGCTGGTGTGAGTGCTGAGAGCGGCGTGCCCACGTTCAGAGGAGCAGGCGGATACTGGAGGAAGTGGCAGGCACAg GACTTAGCCACGCCCTCTGCATTCTCCCGTTCCCCGTCTCTCGTGTGGGAGTTCTACCACTACCGCCGCGAGCTCGTTCTCAGTAAAAGCCCAAACCCCGCCCACATCGCCATAGCTGAGTGTGAGGCGCGACTGAAAGAACAG GGTCGCTCGGTGGTCGTCATCACGCAGAACGTCGATCAGCTGCATCGCCGCGCCGGCACCCAGAACCTCCTGGAGCTTCACG GCAGCCTGTTTAAGACTCGCTGTATGTCGTGTGGGAATGTGGCCGAAAATCTGAAGAGCCCAATATGCCCGGCATTGTCGGGGAAGGg TGCACCAGATCCAAAAGCCGAAGACGCCCGAATTCCTGCAGAAGACCtccccag GTGTGAGCGGTCCGGCTGTAACGGGCTGCTGAGACCCCATGTGGTTTGGTTCGGAGAGTCTCTCGATTCTGACGTCCTGGCGGCCGTGGAGAGGGAGCTGGACACGTGTGACCTTTGTCTCGTG GTCGGTACCTCCTCTGTTGTCTACCCGGCGGCCATGTTCGCTCCCCAGGTGGCGGCCAGAGGAACACCTGTGGCCGAATTCAACATGGAGGACACGCCAGCCACCGCCCGATTCAC GTTCCATTTTGAAGGCCCGTGCGGATCCACTCTCCCTTTGGCCCTTGAACGCTGCGACTCTGAACCCGTCAGATGA